From a region of the Arvicanthis niloticus isolate mArvNil1 chromosome 6, mArvNil1.pat.X, whole genome shotgun sequence genome:
- the Mcrip2 gene encoding MAPK regulated corepressor interacting protein 2 isoform X3, with protein sequence MYTITKGPSKLVAQRRTGPTQQQVESRLGELLKCRQPVPPIALPAREQSSAQPQGPWPLASPGPRLVFNRVNGRRPLTTSPSLEGTQETYTVAHEENVRFVSEAWQQVERQLDGGPADESGPRPVQYVENTPDPRLQNFVPIDLDEWWAQQFLAKITNCS encoded by the exons ATGTACACTATCACTAAGGGGCCCAGCAAGCTGGTCGCGCAGCGCCGCACAG GTCCCACACAGCAGCAGGTGGAGAGCAGGCTTGGCGAGCTCCTGAAATGCCGGCAGCCGGTGCCGCCGATCGCGCTACCCGCGCGCGAGCAGTCCTCAGCACAGCCTCAGGGACCCTGGCCCCTTGCAAG TCCGGGGCCAAGGCTTGTGTTCAATCGAGTGAATGGCCGGCGGCCCCTCACCACCTCCCCATCCCTCGAGGGGACCCAAGAGACCTACACAGTGGCCCACGAGGAGAACGTCCGATTTGTGTCCGAAG CCTGGCAGCAGGTAGAGCGGCAGCTGGATGGCGGCCCTGCCGATGAGAGTGGCCCACGGCCTGTGCAGTATGTGGAGAACACTCCTGACCCCCGGCTACAAA ACTTTGTACCTATTGACCTGGATGAGTGGTGGGCACAGCAGTTCCTGGCTAAAATCACCAACTGTTCCTAG
- the Mcrip2 gene encoding MAPK regulated corepressor interacting protein 2 isoform X1 → MPAAGAADRATRARAVLSTASGTLAPCKCPSHLRRNPERRGAPEPRKASRPAGTASAWRSGRCSPGLGSHLLLPGPRLVFNRVNGRRPLTTSPSLEGTQETYTVAHEENVRFVSEAWQQVERQLDGGPADESGPRPVQYVENTPDPRLQNFVPIDLDEWWAQQFLAKITNCS, encoded by the exons ATGCCGGCAGCCGGTGCCGCCGATCGCGCTACCCGCGCGCGAGCAGTCCTCAGCACAGCCTCAGGGACCCTGGCCCCTTGCAAG TGCCCCTCTCACCTGAGGAGGAACCCAGAGCGGCGTGGGGCACCTGAGCCCAGGAAGGCGAGCAGGCCTGCCGGGACCGCGAGTGCCTGGCGGAGTGGCAGGTGCAGTCCAGGACTCGGCTCCCACCTCCTACT TCCGGGGCCAAGGCTTGTGTTCAATCGAGTGAATGGCCGGCGGCCCCTCACCACCTCCCCATCCCTCGAGGGGACCCAAGAGACCTACACAGTGGCCCACGAGGAGAACGTCCGATTTGTGTCCGAAG CCTGGCAGCAGGTAGAGCGGCAGCTGGATGGCGGCCCTGCCGATGAGAGTGGCCCACGGCCTGTGCAGTATGTGGAGAACACTCCTGACCCCCGGCTACAAA ACTTTGTACCTATTGACCTGGATGAGTGGTGGGCACAGCAGTTCCTGGCTAAAATCACCAACTGTTCCTAG
- the Mcrip2 gene encoding MAPK regulated corepressor interacting protein 2 isoform X2: MPAAGAADRATRARAVLSTASGTLAPCKCPSHLRRNPERRGAPEPRKASRPAGTASAWRSGSPGPRLVFNRVNGRRPLTTSPSLEGTQETYTVAHEENVRFVSEAWQQVERQLDGGPADESGPRPVQYVENTPDPRLQNFVPIDLDEWWAQQFLAKITNCS; encoded by the exons ATGCCGGCAGCCGGTGCCGCCGATCGCGCTACCCGCGCGCGAGCAGTCCTCAGCACAGCCTCAGGGACCCTGGCCCCTTGCAAG TGCCCCTCTCACCTGAGGAGGAACCCAGAGCGGCGTGGGGCACCTGAGCCCAGGAAGGCGAGCAGGCCTGCCGGGACCGCGAGTGCCTGGCGGAGTGGCAG TCCGGGGCCAAGGCTTGTGTTCAATCGAGTGAATGGCCGGCGGCCCCTCACCACCTCCCCATCCCTCGAGGGGACCCAAGAGACCTACACAGTGGCCCACGAGGAGAACGTCCGATTTGTGTCCGAAG CCTGGCAGCAGGTAGAGCGGCAGCTGGATGGCGGCCCTGCCGATGAGAGTGGCCCACGGCCTGTGCAGTATGTGGAGAACACTCCTGACCCCCGGCTACAAA ACTTTGTACCTATTGACCTGGATGAGTGGTGGGCACAGCAGTTCCTGGCTAAAATCACCAACTGTTCCTAG